A genomic segment from Flavobacterium litorale encodes:
- a CDS encoding ATP-binding protein — MINKRLLIKNLLAHNDESSFYDKKRQLNLHTKEGKGKFVKHICALSNSNPSNNSYIVVGVEDKDNEIRGADFYDDSRIQNLVNAYLDNPPRIQYENVPFPNLPKHKVVGLVTIRPNNKISSFKKFIHNIPYGAVFMRRGSNSIPVDRNEEMNYQNTATVIDIENSSHNSIAHTLEGVIDFLNNHKKNMVAEYKVFKELFIVCWAGNKKMVRGKTYYSRVDIELINEQVKLFYSTLDEVQIEYDESNFSITEYVSLGLNDRTSYYPLEKVTINFHDNGYYKINSTLLFDPPQYNRKMMHHIYNANLALIAKLQKGLPLSEREDRDMNNLPHTLMICYLNGFDDAKQKLIEAKPLLKAHPDKNVYISFKEAMRVLRKMKYA, encoded by the coding sequence ATGATAAACAAACGCTTACTCATAAAAAACTTACTGGCTCACAATGATGAGAGTAGTTTTTATGATAAAAAGCGACAGTTAAATTTACATACTAAAGAGGGCAAAGGTAAATTCGTAAAACACATCTGTGCGCTCTCCAACTCCAACCCTTCCAATAACTCGTATATTGTAGTAGGTGTTGAGGATAAAGACAACGAAATTCGGGGCGCCGATTTTTACGACGATAGCCGTATACAAAACCTAGTAAACGCCTACTTGGATAATCCGCCCAGAATACAATACGAAAACGTACCTTTCCCTAACTTGCCCAAGCACAAAGTAGTAGGTTTGGTAACCATACGCCCCAACAATAAAATATCGTCCTTTAAAAAATTTATACATAACATTCCGTATGGGGCTGTTTTTATGCGGCGTGGGAGCAACTCTATTCCTGTAGACCGTAATGAGGAAATGAATTACCAAAATACGGCTACGGTTATTGATATTGAGAACAGTTCGCACAACAGCATAGCCCACACCCTAGAGGGCGTTATTGATTTCCTGAACAACCACAAAAAAAACATGGTGGCAGAGTATAAAGTCTTTAAAGAGTTGTTTATTGTATGCTGGGCAGGAAACAAAAAGATGGTTCGTGGTAAAACCTACTATTCGCGCGTGGATATTGAGTTGATAAACGAACAAGTGAAGCTGTTTTACTCTACACTTGATGAGGTGCAAATTGAGTACGATGAAAGTAATTTTTCGATTACCGAATATGTTTCGTTAGGGCTTAACGACCGTACGAGTTATTACCCGTTAGAGAAAGTAACTATTAACTTTCACGATAATGGCTACTATAAAATAAACTCTACCCTACTTTTTGACCCTCCGCAGTACAACCGTAAAATGATGCACCACATTTATAACGCTAACTTGGCACTTATTGCAAAACTGCAAAAGGGGTTACCCCTATCCGAACGCGAGGATAGAGATATGAATAATCTACCCCATACGCTTATGATTTGTTACCTCAACGGTTTTGATGATGCCAAACAAAAACTAATAGAGGCAAAACCACTACTAAAAGCGCACCCTGATAAAAACGTGTATATTTCGTTTAAAGAAGCCATGCGTGTACTACGTAAAATGAAATACGCCTAA
- a CDS encoding metallophosphoesterase family protein has translation MSRTLVIGDIHGAYIALQQILERANVTTDDTLVFLGDYVDGWSQSIQVIDFLLELRLTHNCIFMRGNHDELLLNWMKTGKHNELWFKHGGKITAEVYAKVAEEKKAIHQAFLEELEDYYLNDNNKLFLHAGFTNLHGVANEFAPHMFYWDRTLWETALALDDRLDRDDPVYPKRLKVYNEIFIGHTAVTRIGKTTPINKANVWNIDTGAAHKGPLTIIDAETKRYWQSEPVYTLYPDEDGRN, from the coding sequence ATGAGCAGAACTTTAGTAATTGGCGATATACACGGTGCCTATATAGCGTTGCAACAAATTTTGGAGCGGGCTAATGTAACTACGGATGATACCCTTGTTTTTTTGGGCGATTATGTTGACGGCTGGAGTCAATCAATACAGGTAATTGATTTTTTATTGGAGCTTAGGCTAACGCACAATTGCATATTTATGCGGGGTAATCATGATGAGTTATTGCTAAACTGGATGAAAACTGGAAAGCATAACGAATTGTGGTTTAAACATGGTGGTAAAATTACGGCAGAAGTGTATGCTAAGGTGGCAGAAGAAAAAAAAGCCATACACCAAGCGTTTTTGGAGGAATTAGAGGATTACTACCTCAACGATAATAATAAATTGTTTTTACACGCTGGTTTTACCAACTTGCACGGTGTAGCAAACGAATTTGCCCCGCATATGTTTTACTGGGACAGAACTCTTTGGGAAACTGCGCTGGCACTTGATGATCGTTTGGATAGAGACGACCCAGTGTATCCTAAACGCTTAAAGGTATACAACGAAATTTTTATAGGGCATACCGCTGTAACACGTATTGGCAAAACTACACCTATAAATAAGGCCAATGTTTGGAATATTGATACGGGGGCTGCCCACAAAGGGCCACTTACTATTATAGATGCTGAAACGAAGCGGTATTGGCAAAGCGAACCTGTGTATACCTTATATCCTGATGAAGATGGGAGAAATTAA